A stretch of DNA from Lycium ferocissimum isolate CSIRO_LF1 chromosome 4, AGI_CSIRO_Lferr_CH_V1, whole genome shotgun sequence:
CATATCCACAGactaatattaaaagaaaaaaaagatcaacATAAACGCTAAATTATGTACCACTATTTATTCTGTAAAGATAGTTAACTCATTGATTCACTATCCATCCAATCTCTCATATTGTTGTTTCTGCTTCAATTTATTTGAAacgcttttctttttaatttgtccTTAAAAAAATGCCATATTcttctatttgaaaataatttaactttaaaatattttcattatgcTCTTAATGAGATGAAATATGTAGATTTGTTTGACGTGCCCGGCCCAATCAAACAATATCTTATAAATTGGGAACAAATAGAGTATTTAGAGTATTGCTAGTATTTTCTTTCTTCCGTCAATGTCAAACTCATATGttcgttctttttcttttcttactaGATTCTTCCACGTATTTAAATTTATGTAAAGATACGAAACCATTTCTATAAGCATATATTCCCTTTCACTATACAGGTAAGTATCTTTTCGTACTCCAACAACTACCTATGTGATTTCGACACACTTCTGACTAATTTTtgctactttttttttgtttgtgttgacaaaaaataaataaataattggcAGCGTTTCTTGCCATCGGAGTTTGGAATGGATCCAGCACTAATGGGACATGCAATAGAACCAGGAAGAGTGACATTTGATGAGAAAATGGAAGTGAGAAAAGCCATAGAAGAAGCTCATATTCCTTATACTTACATCTCTGCTAATTGCTTTGCTGGTTATTTTGTTGGCAATCTTTCTCAACTTGGAACCCTTGTTCCTCCTAAAGAGAAAGTTTCCCTCTATGGAGATGGCAATGTTAAAGGTACCACAataaaaattactccctccatcccaatttatttCGAGAATCAAACGAGTTGTTATTTTACCATAATCTTTTATATGCCTTTTaaacattttaaattattaattattgtgacttataatagTTTTTAcctaattttcaaatatgtaaattttatttcaaaatatttaaagattCTATGTTCAAATAAACGGTTAAAACTAAAGTTTGAAtctcaaaaagcaaaaaatatcaCAGGACAGATTGATTAATATCTTATCTCTccgttttatatatatttgatatgacAATAGTGTTTGACTAAAGATAGTGTTTAAGAAAAATGATATGACAATAGTGTTTGACTAAAGATGGTGtttaagaaaaagtaaaaaaacagAGACTTTTGACAAATACTACATTTCAAGTATTCTTAGCATTTGTGATCTTATGtcataatatttttatgacTATAGGAGCATATTATTAAGGTAAAATAGGTAGACTAAAATTAAAGAgaattcaaatataaaaaatttcttccttttttttttttggtaacagaaaaaataaatattgtcatataaaaaagaatgaatggagtaattttattatttattttcttactaCCCTTTTCAGAAAagtgtttatattttgtaaaatttgatatttttgctTATTTGGGTTAATATGTGCAGTGGTGTATATGGATGAAGATGATGTAGCAACGTACGCTATAAAAAGCATAGATGATCCAAGGACACTGAACAAGACAGTGTACCTTAGACCACCGGAAAACATTCTGACTCAAAGGGAATTGATAGCAAAGTGGGAAAAGCTTAAAGGAACAGAGCTTGAGAAAATCAGCATCTCTGAACAAGACTTCCTATCTTCCATGAAAGGTACTTCCTCTGTCTAAacacaaatatttatatttatgtgatatagtttgatctGATATAGGGGAAAATATGAAATGGAGATTTTTTAAGCTTGTGGTCTTAACAATTATGTGTGTGACTATAAAAGTTTCTCATTAAGTTcagtaaaatgagaagtttagaattaaattattttcaaatatagaacTATATCGTTCTTTTTTAACGAACTAATATAGAaatagtgtcacataaattgaaacgaggGAGTACCTTTTAATTTTCCGGAGGAAAATTATTTGTTCTTTGCTATTATTCATTTATATATGCTTTAACTATAAGAATTTGTGATTTATAGTACATCTTGTGTAGTTGAATATGttatatgtaaatattatttccGAAAGATCTAATTATGTAGCATGTTTTACTAGTATCTGATTGATGCTTGCAAAAGTTTCAAGTCATAAACGCATTAATTTAGTTCAAAAGAATGTGCCGAAACTCGTGCATTCTGAAAATTATTCCCTCCTAGAGTCCTAGTTATACctttcattagttaattaaattGTGTACTAGACGAATCTTTACTCACTTAttcttttaacaaaatataataattcAAAAACATTTGATGCAGGAATGGACTATGCTGGGCAGGTAGGAGTGGGACATTTCTACCACATATTCTACGAAGGTTGTTTAACTAACTTTGAAATTGGACAAAATGCTGAAGAAGCCTCTGCCCTCTACCCTGAAGTTCGTTACACTCGCATGGAAGAATATTTAGAACGCTATCTCAATTAGCTTTTATTATCTTTCAtaaatatgtttgaatttgGTTTTCAAAGAAAATTACAGCAAATAATGTAGAATAATCTTGTGTGAAAGAGAACTATCAATGATAATCTTGTATTGTTTCTGCAGTATTCCAACTTGTTGAGATGCATATAGACGTATACAACCTTAACTAAAAAGGCTTGACTATGTGTCATTAACGCTATATTCCCAATCTTCCGATAAAGTCATAGCTACTTCTAGAGTTCAAATCGAAATTGATGGAAGCTTCTTCAAGCTTAAGATTGAGATCGTTCTTTCGTTCTTCCTCCATGATGTAATGAAACCTTGGTAGCTCCTCATTACTATTACCATGCGTTCTAATGTTGTTGTCCCGGTTTTCTCCATGTGTGTAATCCATTAAATTTGACAGAGGTGAATTAAAAGTGTGAGCTCTTGTTGCTTCCAGTGCACTAGGAGAGTTCATGTTGACTGGGAGCTTCTTCTGAGCTTTATCTAATATTGCTTGCAAATACTTACCCTGTGTTTCTATTCTCATTTGCAATTTTTGTTGCACCTGTGTAGAGAGAATTATATTTGTCTGTTAGGAAGAGAGACCTAAAGCCAGTGAATGTTTTCTCAGCCACTAAAATAAACATAGTTGATAACTAtcatgtcaaaaatgagaatcgACTGCTAGTGTATGACAAGATCAAGATCATTACTTGTaaacgtgttttttttttttttttttttttttttgtgtgtgtgtgtgtgttatttaATGGTTTTCGCTCATTAGGAATATGAATGGTGCTAGAAATTTAGTTCATGCATACCTCAAGCTGCTCCTGTAATCTtttctgaacttcaatttgacACATTACTGCCTCTGCGATTGGAACTTCTCTGTTTAGACACGGGTGACATCAACGAGAAGACAATAGTTAAGTCGATTAAAATAAGCTCACTGAGGTTCATTGAGGCATGATTAAATCAAATGCATCAAAGCCTAAAATAGCACAACATGGAACCTACCCTTGCATAAAGTTCATACTTAATGAAGAGGTACTGGGACCTGAGGAATGCAAACTGAATTGTCCAGAGGAGTCCCCTGTGAAATTGGAGAACACAATACAATCATAAGATACCCGACAAGCAAATCTAGATACGAGAATCCTTAACAAACAAAGGAAGTTTCAATActgcaaaaaggaaaatgagcTATAGAGAACTGTTCTCAAGGACAACAATCATGCAAAAGTATTGTTCCAAATTTGCTTTTGCAAAGCTGACTATTTCCATCAACATTTGACTGGGCAAATACTCATCATATAGTCTCGATAAAACTGTCTTAAGCCTTGCAATAATGACCAGAAAATATGAAGAGGAAAGGTTTTCAGTACCACATTATGTTTTCTGGGGGAAATTTCTCAGAAATATAGCAAACTCACCactgttttctttgttttgctCTGCGGCATTTTGTTTCTTGGACAGTTGTCCAAGTCTATACTTCTGAAAATACAAGGAGCAAAACCATCCAAAGGGGTTATCAGAGAAGAGAAAAGTTGGTAAACAGAGGTGCAGAAACAAACTTTTACCTGCAAATGACTCTTCAAATGGTATAGTGTCAAACCCTTCAAGCCCATTAACCTCAGTACTGATTTGGGAGTTGCTTCTGTAAATCCAAGACCTTCTATCAAACATTGCAAAGCACAAAATGGAAAATGACTCCCAatgcaacaactcacttagcACAAGCAAGTGAATGTATGTAAGGTTCATATTTCAACTATCTAGTGAACCTCCTGAAGCAAATTCATAGAAACCAGAACGCTATAGTAGGAGAAAAAGAAACCAAAACCTAGGTAGTTGTTTGAAGTTGTAATTTTCTTTGAAGTTTTAATTTTCTAGGACACATCACGAGACAAAAGAAAGGACCTCATCAACTTGTTCTAGGAATAGGATGTGGGATCAACTATAATTCGAATTCTACGAGTGAAGAAGATTATAAAACCAAATCTAAGGCAAAGGCGAAGAAATATATATCAAGCAATAGAGTATATACTCCATTTGGAGAATTGGCAGCCTCGACTCGACATGATTTTGATCTTTTCCACTCATTCCTCTGTATCTTTCCTAAAAGGACATGCACTGATCTAAAATAGAATCAATGAATTGCAGGATATCCAGAAACAAAATTGGGTCAATCTAATGGTTGGCTCATTAAGATTAGTTCCTTTCTACTGAAGCAAATAGCATAGGTAAAGTAACAATCAAGAGCTAAAAAGGCTGCAATAAGTATTTTATCCAAAGAACCTTAATGAAGCTGGTGGTCCAACTGACTTTGCTGCAACACTATGCCTTTCTACTGCATATATAGAAAACAATTCCAACCCAACTTACAAAACTTAAAATCAGTCACAGAAACACTCGAATAGGAGCAGAATAACTGTTCATATTATTTAAAAGACACTACTGTAATTCTGAGAGAAGTCATTTTGAAACTTCTTATTAGTGATCTTGAATTATTACAAAACCAAAGTAAATTCAGTAATTCCCAactcaaagaagaaaaagatgaccaaataaATGCTATATATACAAATCAACGCCAACCCTTTTGTCAGTTGCAACTTAAAATTGAAGTGGCTAATTTATTACTAGCAAAAACAAGACTTGAAGGTACAAAAAAGAGACTCACTATCAGGACCACCAAGCTTAGTGACAGCATCCACAAATTGTTCATGTAATTCAGTAGTCCACCTCAATCTTGGCTTTGGATCTCTTGTCATCACCACCCCTCCCCCACCTTCATAAAAAACTTCTTCTCTTCCCACTCCAGTTGCATTATACATACTATTGTATATTCTTTCTCCTTTATTCCCACACAAAAATAGCTCAAAAAGTCAAtgggaaagaaaaaagattgaAAGAAAGTGTAGCCTAGAAGCTTATCAAGTACTACAATGAACAGTTCCAAGAATTCTCTATAGGACAGAAATTGTATTAATTAGTGTAGAAAGGAAGATATGATGATTATCAGAAGGATGTAAATTCAATAATGAGAACAAGAGAATCAAATGGAGTTTCCAATTACACacttaacataaataaatgaaaattacATGTTCCCTCTGATAGTTTAATATTTTAGGCTTAATATATATGCGGCCCCTAAATttgtccattttttttattttagcaCCTCAACTAaatgttgttcttattgaactcctgaactcgtcctcaagtgtgtctattaAACCTCCTAAATCTGATCTTTATTAGAAGCAGAAATTAAATTGAGGAAATGAAggtggagtaatattttagacatgtgaTAAGCTATTCTTTAGATCATGGATGTATCAGTTTCTACTGGTTCTGCTCTTCTATTGTCAGCTTAATTAAGAGCTACCCTTTTTTTTCCTATCAATTGctgctaatcttagctaaaagatgacataattacattagaatatatatattagcaCGTTACTACATTGAAGATGGAATACTATGTAAGttagattgtgtttgatagacacacttgaggacgaATCCGgaggttcaataggaacaacacttagttgaggtgccaaaatagAAAAAGGGATAAGTTTAGGGGCTGTATATGCATTAAgccaatattttaaaatgaaataGTGTAACGTAACATTAAAGTAAGGAGAGATTCTTATAGTTTGTGTCTCATGAAAtatcaacaaaaatatttttatatatttaaccTAAGAtaaacattccaacaccaaatCGTGTAacaaaagaatggaaaaatTGTACTAATAATTGTGGTACCATTTTCATAAAGAAAACGACAAGAGAGGAAACATCGGCGAGGAATCTGAAGACCCATGAGTGCCGATAAATAATtagtattttattttggtttgagGATGACAGATTCGATCCAGCTTTTTGTAGTATATGAATAATATGAAATACCCCATGATAAAATGACGAAGAAtttatctcatcacatcatattaatttattaataagttaaatataagaaaaatttcAAGTAACTGTAATGAAATATTCGTGTTTGTTCATAAATGATTCAGTAAATtgaaaatattcgtttggattGCTTCAATATATAGAATACAACTGAAATATTGAATATTTGAATAGGCATTTGACGATATTtgattgaaatttgaattaaaaaaagtgTTTAAACTATAAAGCTACAATTAGAAAAAGAATTAGTAAGATTTATGGggacgaacttcatttttttgttaCTCCACTTTGTTGCATTGCACAAGTCGGTGACAGCGTGGAATATTCGCCGGCAAACGAGGAATAGAAGTATTCCTGTACTCACGTGCCACGTCCTACCCAATACTGAATACCGACAagcggatttttaagaatatatatatatatttctattatCTCTATTTTATATAAGCATGATAGGAGGACAAACACAGCTCCTCCAGCTTTTATCATAAGCTTTACAAATTGTACATACAATGAATGCTTataccataagctatataacttatacattttatccaactatttttatatatttctattatctctattatatataagcgtGGTGGGAGGACGAACACACGCCTCCTCCAAATTGTGTACCATGTTTTACAAATTGTACACGAAATAAACTTGTACCATgttatataacttgtacactttatccaactatttttatatcccacgtggacatatgtcatagtacttaatatttattctcttctcatgtttagacgtatgcacttcaattttaattctccgacacatttatttcctccgtgcccttttacttgttcacttttgccttttcacgttcttgctgaatatttattcgcttctcatgtatagacatatgcagttcaattttaattctcctacacaaatttattccctccgtgcacttttacttgttcaattttgacttttcacgttctttaagaattaataaatcccacgtggatatatgccatagtactgaatatttattctcttctcatgtatacacgtgtgcacttcaattttaattctctgacacatatttattttttcggggcacttttacttattcacttttgacttttcatgttcttgctgaatatttattttcttcccatgtatacatgtatgcacttcaattttaattatccgacacatatttatttctccgtacacttttactggttcacttttgacttttcacgttatttaagaattaataaatgaagtactccctccgtcccatatttcttggccacattacttgacttttcacgttctttaagaattaataaataaagtactcTCTTcctcccatattacttggtcacattactatacttgacttttcacgttctttaagaattaataaaaatgaagtactcccttcgtccatattacttggccacattactaaaaatatatgtctatttttctattctatatttttcttctttcctatttctaatatatataagtgtgaacagaggactaacacaacaatagaaatttgtaccacaagctatataaattatacattttaactaactacttttttatcccacgtagtcatatgtcatagtactgaatatttatctcttctcatgtatacacgtatgcacttcaaatttaattctccgacacatttatttcctctgtgcactaatactagttgacttttgacttttcaagttatttaagaattaataaatgaagtactccctccatctcatgttacttgaccacattactaaactacttttttatcccacgtggacgtatgtcatagtactgaatatttattctttgcTCATGTATAcaagtatgcacttcaatttcaattctccgacacatatttatttcctccgtgcacttttacttgttcataaatgaagtactcaacattactaaaaatatatgtccaaattacttgttcatttacagaaccaagataaaattaattaaatctttcacatcttatcctctccgtctcatattacttggccacattactaaaaatatatgtccaaattacttgttcatttacaaaaccaagataaaattaattaaatctttttcgtcttacccttagtaataaatgttcttgaaaatagtctattttgattagaatgtatttattggagagagataggggtaagctagtaaaatacatctttcatttctgatttcttaaggggcgtgcaaaagggaaagtgacaagtaaaatgggacagagagagtatatattttaccataatattcatatttattggtgtaagtaTCAATAGCgtttgaaaataatttgaaaatgaataattaatataaagggtaaaattaataataagaacacacaaatattcaCTCATTAATTCCATGGAAATTAATGGCCAGCCCCTTCTGCATGATTCTCCCCCACTCTGCTTTTGTAGCCTAGCTTGATGGTCCCCATGATAAATAAAGGAATACAAGAAAAATGATGACatgtatacaaatatatacGCCTATAATATATGTGTAGTCGTTATCTTTATACACAATCAACATAATTGAAGTTTCgtactaattaataattaccATATtggtttctttctcttgatacgttaacgtggacaagtaaaagtaaacatagggagtgacttttatacccattttccttttttgtcaCTACTTTAAACGTGAGAAGAGGgcgaacaatagcaatgcaaatttgtatcaaaagttattttaattctcctacacataacttgttcacttttggcttttcatgttctttgagaattaataaatgaagtatatattttatcacaatatccatatttattggtgtatagtttcaatagcctcagaaaatgatttgaaaatgagtaattaatatgaagggtaaaataagaagaagaattttttttcttcttgatatgttaacgttgacaagtaaaagtgaaggaagggagtgacttttatccccgtttcccttctttgtcaatactttacttatttactctcctttgcaatctgtgattattgtttctttacatttataaaatgtattactttatattttcatttcagaattaaaatttggtgatttacgatataacatatatctttttaattttgatttctttgtaacaaattgttttatctataattgttaatataaaaaattataatatattttttaattaatttaataaaaatattttattagttttgcttttaaaaaatccaatatatacaacaatggttcttatgtttggatctgaacagttacttaattgaaatggatatcaacctgtcggtatacatataagatattaaagaatttaaaagaaaaaatttagaatcaaaatattaattttccttcatattcttactaattttctttttcacatcgataaacaactttcattgtcatgataatgagaaaaaagtccgactccttccatctcaaagacttaattccatcaactctatttttaattataactaaagtgatggtacataaaatacattttatatatgttgctatatataataacaattagaatgtttttaaaagttattttcaaaatacaaaccttaaagactggctaattaaagtgaatagacaTGTTTGgcccccatatatatatatatatatatatatatatatatatatagggttgtTAAGGAGGTAAATTCGAATATGATACGGGGTAGAGGTGTCAAAACGGGTTAGTCCAGCCCTAAAGGgttaaaagaattaaatgggCTAGGATGGGTTAGCCCATTTTACAGACGGGTCTCTAAAATAGTAAAATGGCAGCTGAACCCAGCTCTAAACGGGTCGCGGGCCAGGATGGGCCAACCCTTTAAGTTTTTCTTCTTCCGAAATAGCATTTTCTAAGTGAAATTTGGTACAATTTGTACACGGAACTTTTTGCAATCTGAAATAAAAGCTTCTATCACCCATTCTTGCACGAACTCATATTAcagaaacaaaataaattcaagcGAACAAgcttaaattattatttttgattaATAATTCAAATCACATCCAAAAGAaattatacataatataatttcTAAAACTAAAAAGTATTACTCTGATTTCTAATTTACTACTTAGTAATATATTCCTTTTTCaattactttttatcttttcatttaatttacttagttttttaaaaaattgactaACTTACTATTTTTTTCTGACCTCAAGGGCTGGCCTCAGCCCAACCTTTGAGGCCGGCGGGCCAAGAGAGACTGGACTATTGAGCCTCACTTCTAAACGGGCCAAAGAAATCTTAGTGCAACCCTACTTAAATAAATGGGTGACCCATTTTGACAGCTCTAATGGAGGTAGTGTTTTGGGGTTGAtgttgaagaaaatatttacaaattactTTATAAAAATCATACTAACTTTTTACTAGCTTTTAACTTGGTAAGTCACATATGTTATTCCAAACTTCCTCACTAGATAGCTTAGGAGGAGTAGAGCACTAAATCCTTCCTTTGAAAAAACAATTCTTCTATCTCTTTGAAATGAATAATCTATGGGTAAAAATTGATAATAACAATTAACaaccaaagaaagaagaaattaatttcTTCCATCCCTTAAGTATAATgcattatttttccaaaattatgaCATGACAAAACTTTGCGTATGTTACATCTGACTCGGTGCAAGGCCAATTTTGGCTGGTCCTTGAGGAAAGACATAGGGAAATGAGTGGAAATTTGAGGCTTCCAATTCTCCTAGTTGAGTATACTCTATTGCAGAGGCGTAGCTATGTATGTCGAATGATTGATCACCCTTAattgaaaaattatattgtGTTTATAGGTCAAGAgctattttttatacatatatatactaaacTTTGAGAGTACCATTTAATACCCTCAATGAAATTTCTGATTTACTTACTGCTTTATGTTAGGAAATATTATAAGATATTGTAAAAAATTTCTTGCCTTATATAACTGGCTAAATCATAGGAGAGATGTGTAGGATATTTACTTACCTTTGATAGAGCCTctagaaattatataaatatatgcactTCTGACATAGTGAAATACAATAATATTTTCCATTCgataacatggtatcagagtggATATACTGCTCAACCGGAGTTAGATCTGGAAACTCATCGGAACTTGCTTAATGGTAGTCTTTACTTTTTCCCTTTCACTCGTAGTGTGGGGAAGGAGTGGACTCTAAGGGTCCTACTAATTGAGTTAAGGAAGCAAACTGTATCCATATCGATTGTTTTCTAGATCGTTCTGCAACACGTtttgaacaaaataaaatttgaaactgGAAACTCATCGGAACTTGCCGCAGTTGGGTTAGTATACTTGAAAGAGATTGTGAATCTGAAATTTAGTTGCCGCCACCAACCTAGGGAGGACCGCCTCCCCTTGATCTACAAAATTCCAGAATTCGGTGGCTGGAGGAGAAACGCGTGTGTCTCACGTGCCGGAGAAAGCTGCTTAAGACAACTAGTTTGTGTCGCGC
This window harbors:
- the LOC132051995 gene encoding isoflavone reductase homolog; amino-acid sequence: MAKSKVLVVGGTGYMGKRIVKASLAQGHTTYVLQRQEIGLDIDKLQMLLSFKEQGARLVEASFSNHKSLVEAVKKVDVVICTMSGVHFRSHNILLQLKLVDAIKEAGNIKRFLPSEFGMDPALMGHAIEPGRVTFDEKMEVRKAIEEAHIPYTYISANCFAGYFVGNLSQLGTLVPPKEKVSLYGDGNVKVVYMDEDDVATYAIKSIDDPRTLNKTVYLRPPENILTQRELIAKWEKLKGTELEKISISEQDFLSSMKGMDYAGQVGVGHFYHIFYEGCLTNFEIGQNAEEASALYPEVRYTRMEEYLERYLN
- the LOC132051996 gene encoding myb family transcription factor PHL11-like, whose protein sequence is MYNATGVGREEVFYEGGGGVVMTRDPKPRLRWTTELHEQFVDAVTKLGGPDKATPKSVLRLMGLKGLTLYHLKSHLQKYRLGQLSKKQNAAEQNKENSGDSSGQFSLHSSGPSTSSLSMNFMQGEVPIAEAVMCQIEVQKRLQEQLEVQQKLQMRIETQGKYLQAILDKAQKKLPVNMNSPSALEATRAHTFNSPLSNLMDYTHGENRDNNIRTHGNSNEELPRFHYIMEEERKNDLNLKLEEASINFDLNSRSSYDFIGRLGI